The DNA window CTGACCTTCGGGCAGACCCAGCTTCTGGACGGGATCAATCTTGTGGCGCTGGCGATGGGGCTGTTCGGCGTGGCCGAGATCATCGGCAATATCCGCACCGCCGAACGCGAGGGCAGCCCGCCCCATGTCAGCCTGCGCCAGTTGCTGCCCACGCGCGACGATCTGCGCCGGATGCCCGGCCCGATCGCGCGCGGCGGCGCGTTGGGCAGTTTTTTCGGCGCATTGCCCGGCACCGGATCGACGATCTCCTCGTTTCTGTCCTATGCGATGGAACGTCGCATCGCGCGCCGTCCCGACCGCTTCGGCGAGGGCGCGATCGAAGGCGTGGCCGGTCCCGAGGCCGCCAACAACTCGGCCGCGATCTCGGCCTTCGTGCCGACGCTGACCCTGGGCATCCCCGGCGATCCGATCATGGCGCTGATGCTGGGGGCGCTGGTCATTCACGGCGTCCAGCCCGGCCCGCTGATGCTGGAGGCGCGGCCCGAGATGTTCTGGGGCCTGGTCGTCAGCTTCGGCATCGGCAACCTGATCCTGCTGATCCTGAACCTGCCGCTGATCGGCATCTGGGTGTCGATGCTGCGGATTCCGTTCTGCTGGCTTTACCCGGCCATCGTGGTGTTCGTCTGTCTTGGCGTCTATTCCGTGCGCGGCGCGGGGTTCGACATCGCCGCCGTCGCGGTGATCGGGGCGGCGGGCTATCTTCTGTCGCTGGCGCAGTTCAGCCCGGCGCTGCTGCTTCTGGGTTTCGTGCTGGGGCCGCTGATCGAGACCAATCTGCGCCGCGCCCTGCTGATTTCGCGCGGCGATCCGATGGTGTTTCTGGAACGCCCGATCTCGGCCGTGTTCGTCGTCGCGACGGCGGGGCTGATCGTCGCGTCGCTGTGGGGCGCGTGGCGGCGCATCAGACCAGCACCAGCAGGATAAGCCCCCCGGCCATCAGCCAAAGCGTGCGGCGATAGACGGCCAGCGCGCGGTCGATATCGGCGACGGCCGGATCGCGTGCGGCGGCGTTCAGCCACGGCTCGTCCGCGATGCGGTCGGCATAGACGCGCGGCCCCGACAGGCGCACGCCAAGCGCACCGGCCATCGCCGCCTCGGGCCATCCGGCGTTCGGCGACCGGTGCGCGCCCGCGTCGCGCCGTGCGACCGCCCATGCCGCGCCCCCGCAGACCGTCGCGATCAGCACCGCCGTCAGCCGCGCCGGCAGCCAGTTGGCCACGTCGTCCAGCCGCGCGGCGATGCGCCCGAATTCGCCGTGCCGCTCGGTGCGGTGGCCGATCATCGAATCCAGTGTGTTGATCGCCTTGTAGGCGGCGATGCCCGGCAACCCTGCCAGCAGCGCCCAGAACAGCGGCGCGATCACCCCGTCCGAGGCGTTCTCGGCCAGGCTTTCGATGCTGGCCCGCGCCAGCCCGGCCTCGTCCGCGCGGCTGACGTCGCGGCCGACGGTCATCGCCGTCGCCCGGCGCGCGGCGGCCAGATCGCCGGCCAGCAACGGTGTGGCGACCGCCCGGACATGATCGTGCAGCGACCGCGCCGCGACCAGCGGCCAGGCCAGCACCCCGGCGATCCAGCCGCCCAACGCCTCTTGCAGGATGGCGGCGGGGATCGTTGCGGCGGCGATGACCAGCAGGCTGGCCGCCGCGCCGCGCGCCACACGCGCCCGGCCCACGTTCAGCCGCGCATCAAGCGCCGCGATCAGCCGGCCCAGCCACGTCACCGGATGCCCGATCCGGCGGTAAACCGCATCCGGCCAGCCGATGGCCGCATCCAGCGCCAGTGCGATCAGCGCGATCAGCGGCGTCATGGCGCGGTGATGTTGACGGCCTCGACCGCCCAGTCCGCGCCGGCGCGGCGCAGGACGGTCAGCGACAGGGGCGCCACCGAAAAGGACAGCGCCGCAGGGCCGACCACCATCGACAGGGCGGCGCGCACCGTGCCGGCATGGCCGACGATCAGCGTATCCCGGGCCAGCCCCTGCAACAGGGGCAGGGTGCGCGCGACCAGGTCGTCGAAACTTTCGCCGCCCTCGGGACGGTGCCGGGCCAGTTCGGCGGGCGGCAGCCGGCCCAGATCGGGCAGCGCGTCATAGGCCAGCCCTTCCCACGCGCCGTAATCCTGTTCCCACAAGGCCGCGCTTGTGGCATCTGGCAGCAACTTCAGCGCCCCGGCCGTTTGCAGGCAGCGCCGCGCCGGGCTGCTGAGGACGTGCTGGACCGGGCCGATCCGCGCCCGCATCCAGTCGAACGCATCGACCGCGCTGCAATCGGCATCGACATCGGTTCGCCCCGCAAGGCATCCGTCGGTCAGCGGAACGGCATGGCGCAGGATCAGCAATCGGGTCACGGCGGGCGTTTGTCCCTTCGTCGGATGTTTGCGCGCGACCATGTCGCGGCGGCGGCGCAAGGGCAAGCCAAGGTTATTGACCCGAAAACCGTTCCAGCGCAGGGTTTGCTTGACGAACGGGATGCGGTCGCCGTAAAAGCGCGAAATGAACGTGCGTTCAATAAACCGGGAGGAGGTTTCGCGATGTTCACGCAGGGCATGGAGTTCGATCTGGGCGAGGACGTGAACGCGCTTCGCGACATGGTCCACCGTTGGGCGCAGGACCGCATCAAGCCCATCGCGGCCGAGGTGGATCGCAGCAACGAATTCCCAAACGATCTGTGGCCCGAGATGGGCGAGCTTGGCCTTCTGGGCATCACCGTCCCCGAGGAATGGGGCGGCAGCGGCATGGGCTATCTGGCGCACGTCATCGCGGTCGAGGAAATCGCCCGCGCCAGCGCCAGCGTCAGCCTGTCCTATGGCGCGCATTCGAATCTGTGCGTGAACCAGATCAAGCTGAACGGCACCGACGAACAGCGGGCGAAATACCTGCCCGATCTGTGCTCCGGCAAGGCCGTCGGCGCACTGGCCATGTCCGAGGAAGGCGCGGGCAGCGACGTGGTCGGCATGAAACTGCGGGCCGAGAAGAAGAATGACCGATTCGTGCTGAACGGCAACAAGTACTGGATCACCAACGCACCCGAGGCGCAGACGCTGGTCGTTTACGCCAAGACCGATCCGCAGGCCGGCAGCAAGGGGATCACCGCCTTCATCGTCGAACGCGGGATGAAGGGGTTCTCGACCTCGCCGCATTTCGACAAGCTGGGGATGCGCGGGTCTAACACGGGCGAATTGATCTTCGAGGATTGCGAGATCCCGTTCGAGAATATCCTGGGCGAGGAAGGCCGGGGCGTCCGGGTGCTGATGTCGGGGCTGGATTACGAACGCGTCGTGCTGTCGGGCATCGGCACCGGCATCATGGCCGCGTGCCTGGACGAGGTCATTCCCTATCTGAAGGAACGCAAGCAGTTCGGCCAGCCGATCGGGAATTTCCAGCTGATGCAGGGCAAGATTGCCGATATGTATGTCGCGCTGAACACGTCGCGCGCCTATCTCTATGACGTCGCGCGGGCCTGCGATGCGGGCAAGGTGACGCGGCAGGACGCGGCCGGCGCGGTGCTGTATTGCAGCGAACAGGCGATGGTGCAGTCGCATCAGGCGGTGCAGGCGCTTGGCGGGGCCGGGTTCCTGAACGACAGCGTCGTCAGCCGGCTGTTCCGCGACGCCAAGCTGATGGAGATCGGCGCCGGCACAAGCGAGATCCGGCGGATGCTGATCGGCCGCGAACTGATGGCGCTGGCCTGATTGCCGCGGGACCGCGCCATGATGCTGCGCCGCGCAACCCTGGCCGCCCTGCCGCCCGCCCTCGGAATTGCGGGCGACGCAACGGGCGTAGATTTGGCGTTGCGGAACGCGCGGCTGCCGAACGGAAAGGGCGGACCATGCTGACCGGCCATGATTACGACACGATGCGCGACAGGTTCCGGTGGGACCTGCCGGCGCAGTTGAACATGGCCGATCAGTGCCTGTCCCATGACGGCGCGCAGGTGGCGCTGATCGAATATGACGGCGCGCCCCATCCCGTCACCTTCGCCGAACTGGGCGCGATGACGGACCGGCTGGCCCACGCGCTTGCGGCGGCGCGCGGGGATCGGGTGGCGGTGCTGCGGACGCAGTCGACGTGGACCGCCGCCGCGCATCTGGCGATCTGGAAATCGGCCGCGATCTCGATCCCGCTGTTCAAGCTGTTCGGTCCCGAGGCGCTGGAATTGCGGCTGCGCGACGCAGGCGTCAGGACAGTGATCGCCGATCCGCAGGGCCGCGACATGCTGGCGGGCTTTCCCGATCTGCATGTGATCGTGCCCGAGGACGGGCTTGACGACGCGCCTTCCGTCCCGGCCCGCACGACCGGGCCCGAAGATCCTGCGGTCATCATCTATACCTCCGGCACGACCGGGCCGCCCAAGGGGGCGCTGCACGGCCATCGCGTGCTGACCGGCCATCTGCCCGGCGTCCAGATGAGCCACGATCTTCTGGGCCAGCCGGGCGACTGCCTGTGGACGCCCGCCGACTGGGCATGGATCGGCGGGCTGTTCGATGTGCTGATGCCGGGGCTTGCCCTGGGCGTGCCGGTGGTGGCCGCGCGGATGTCGAAATTCGACGCGCAGCAGGTGGCCGCGCTGATCGCCGATTGCGGCGTCCGGAACGTGTTCTTCCCGCCCACCGCGCTGAAGATGCTGAAGGCCGCCGATGTCTCGGTCCCCGGCCTGCGCAGCGTCGCCAGCGGCGGCGAGACCCTGGGCGCCGAGATCCTCGACTGGGGCCGGCGCGCCTTTGGCCTGACCATCAACGAATTCTACGGCCAGACCGAATGCAACATGGTCGCAAGCTCGGCCGCCTCGCTGTTTCCGCCGCGCCCCGGCGCCATCGGCAAGCCGGTTCCGGGCTTCGATGTCCGCGTGATCGACGAGGATGGCCAGCCCACCGACGACGAGGGCGACATCGCCATCCGCCGCGGCGCGGCCAGCATGATGACGGAATACTGGAAACGCCCCGACGACACCGCCCGCAAATTCCGCGGCGACTGGCTGGTGACGGGCGACCGGGGCGTGATCGAGGACGGCTATATCCGCTTTGTCGGCCGCGACGACGATGTCATCACCTCGGCCGGATACCGCATCGGCCCCTCCGAGATCGAGGATTGCCTGCTGAAACACCCGTCCGTCGCGCAGGTCGGCGTGGTCGGCAAGCCCGACAGGCTGCGCACCGAGATCGTCAAGGCCTATGTTGTGCTGCGCGAGGATGTCGAGCCGACCGACGAACTGGCG is part of the Paracoccus stylophorae genome and encodes:
- a CDS encoding tripartite tricarboxylate transporter permease, which produces MTTLEGLAYGLGVALRPDILIYCFLGVAMGTFIGVLPGIGAMAAISLLLPITYYISPEAALIMLGGVYYGAQYGGAVASILLRLPGTPQSAVTTLDGYPMARQGRAGVALFASMVSSFCGSMIGIAVLVLLAGFLSRVATSFGAADYAAMMVLGLVAASTIGSKRPAKAFAMVVLGLILGCVGTDVNSGVQRLTFGQTQLLDGINLVALAMGLFGVAEIIGNIRTAEREGSPPHVSLRQLLPTRDDLRRMPGPIARGGALGSFFGALPGTGSTISSFLSYAMERRIARRPDRFGEGAIEGVAGPEAANNSAAISAFVPTLTLGIPGDPIMALMLGALVIHGVQPGPLMLEARPEMFWGLVVSFGIGNLILLILNLPLIGIWVSMLRIPFCWLYPAIVVFVCLGVYSVRGAGFDIAAVAVIGAAGYLLSLAQFSPALLLLGFVLGPLIETNLRRALLISRGDPMVFLERPISAVFVVATAGLIVASLWGAWRRIRPAPAG
- the cbiB gene encoding adenosylcobinamide-phosphate synthase CbiB — translated: MTPLIALIALALDAAIGWPDAVYRRIGHPVTWLGRLIAALDARLNVGRARVARGAAASLLVIAAATIPAAILQEALGGWIAGVLAWPLVAARSLHDHVRAVATPLLAGDLAAARRATAMTVGRDVSRADEAGLARASIESLAENASDGVIAPLFWALLAGLPGIAAYKAINTLDSMIGHRTERHGEFGRIAARLDDVANWLPARLTAVLIATVCGGAAWAVARRDAGAHRSPNAGWPEAAMAGALGVRLSGPRVYADRIADEPWLNAAARDPAVADIDRALAVYRRTLWLMAGGLILLVLV
- a CDS encoding histidine phosphatase family protein, producing the protein MTRLLILRHAVPLTDGCLAGRTDVDADCSAVDAFDWMRARIGPVQHVLSSPARRCLQTAGALKLLPDATSAALWEQDYGAWEGLAYDALPDLGRLPPAELARHRPEGGESFDDLVARTLPLLQGLARDTLIVGHAGTVRAALSMVVGPAALSFSVAPLSLTVLRRAGADWAVEAVNITAP
- a CDS encoding isovaleryl-CoA dehydrogenase; its protein translation is MFTQGMEFDLGEDVNALRDMVHRWAQDRIKPIAAEVDRSNEFPNDLWPEMGELGLLGITVPEEWGGSGMGYLAHVIAVEEIARASASVSLSYGAHSNLCVNQIKLNGTDEQRAKYLPDLCSGKAVGALAMSEEGAGSDVVGMKLRAEKKNDRFVLNGNKYWITNAPEAQTLVVYAKTDPQAGSKGITAFIVERGMKGFSTSPHFDKLGMRGSNTGELIFEDCEIPFENILGEEGRGVRVLMSGLDYERVVLSGIGTGIMAACLDEVIPYLKERKQFGQPIGNFQLMQGKIADMYVALNTSRAYLYDVARACDAGKVTRQDAAGAVLYCSEQAMVQSHQAVQALGGAGFLNDSVVSRLFRDAKLMEIGAGTSEIRRMLIGRELMALA
- a CDS encoding AMP-binding protein, yielding MLTGHDYDTMRDRFRWDLPAQLNMADQCLSHDGAQVALIEYDGAPHPVTFAELGAMTDRLAHALAAARGDRVAVLRTQSTWTAAAHLAIWKSAAISIPLFKLFGPEALELRLRDAGVRTVIADPQGRDMLAGFPDLHVIVPEDGLDDAPSVPARTTGPEDPAVIIYTSGTTGPPKGALHGHRVLTGHLPGVQMSHDLLGQPGDCLWTPADWAWIGGLFDVLMPGLALGVPVVAARMSKFDAQQVAALIADCGVRNVFFPPTALKMLKAADVSVPGLRSVASGGETLGAEILDWGRRAFGLTINEFYGQTECNMVASSAASLFPPRPGAIGKPVPGFDVRVIDEDGQPTDDEGDIAIRRGAASMMTEYWKRPDDTARKFRGDWLVTGDRGVIEDGYIRFVGRDDDVITSAGYRIGPSEIEDCLLKHPSVAQVGVVGKPDRLRTEIVKAYVVLREDVEPTDELAAELAAHARRLCAAHSYPREIAFLDSLPMTVTGKVIRRELRRLAESE